Proteins encoded together in one Plasmodium cynomolgi strain B DNA, chromosome 9, whole genome shotgun sequence window:
- a CDS encoding adapter-related protein complex 4 mu 1 subunit (putative): protein MVVSQFYILSPRGDTIINRDFRGDVSKLSGEMFFRNVKIHKGGDAPPLFYLNGIHFTYLKNNSLYFVFTSLFNSSPSYILELLYRLVKIVKDFCGHISEEVIRANFILIYEIVDEIIDYGYIQNSNTESIRHLIHNEISATSDVCMGGGTVGGGTSTTGSTITAGAVATAVGNTVGNSITSISNSTKKLANFSNFSIKNSNTLPSNASQKPIQLNEKKNEIFIDIVEKINLIMNHKGEIIYSYVDGVIQIKSYLQGNPYIKIALNDDLYIKNLHSDNTNNVIIDDCNFNHLVNLSQFERDKILALYQPDGECILMNYRINNNFKAPFRLYASVTYGPNHTGENEHSIRSKITLSPGYTFSKRDFGPIYILFEIPMFNLSKLRIKYLRIIENYKSSNTHRWVRYITQSSSYVYRLH from the exons ATGGTAGTGTCGCAGTTCTACATCCTGTCCCCGCGAGGGGACACCATCATCAATCGAGACTTCCGAGGCGACGTGTCCAAACTGAGCGGGGAGATGTTTTTTCGAAACGTAAAGATACACAAGGGAGGAGATGCCCCACCCCTATTCTACCTAAACGGGATCCATTTCAcctacttaaaaaataatagccTCTATTTCGTATTCACTTCTTTGTTTAATTCATCCCCGAGTTATATCCTGGAGCTTCTCTACCGTCTGGTTAAAATTGTGAAGGATTTCTGTGGTCATATAAGTGAGGAAGTTATTCGtgccaattttattttgatttatGAAATTGTTGATGAGATCATTGACTATGGATATATTCAGAACAGCAATACAGAAAGCATTCGTCATTTAATTCATAACGAGATAAGTGCTACATCTGATGTATGTATGGGTGGTGGTACAGTAGGTGGAGGTACATCTACTACTGGTAGCACTATCACAGCTGGGGCAGTAGCAACTGCTGTTGGAAACACTGTTGGAAATAGCATCACAAGTATTAGCAACAGTACGAAGAAACTAGCCAACTTTTCAAACTTcagcataaaaaattcaaacacATTACCATCCAATGCATCCCAAAAACCAATacaattaaatgaaaaaaaaaatgaaatttttatcgatattgtagaaaaaataaatctcaTCATGAATCATAAGGGAGAGATTATTTACTCCTATGTAGATGGGGTGATTCAAATTAAATCCTACTTACAGGGAAATCCCTATATTAAAATCGCTTTAAATGATGACCTGTACATTAAGAACTTGCACTCGGACAACACAAATAATGTTATCATTGATGACTGTAATTTTAATCACTTGGTTAATTTGTCTCAATTCGAACGGGATAAAATTCTTGCTCTTTACCAACCGGACGGGGAGTGCATCCTCATGAACTACCggattaataataattttaaggCTCCCTTCCGCCTCTATGCCAGCGTCACCTACGGCCCCAACCACACG GGCGAGAACGAACACAGCATACGGTCTAAAATTACGTTGAGCCCTGGGTACACCTTTTCCAAGCGGGACTTCGGACCGATCTACATCCTCTTCGAGATCCCTATGTTTAATTTATCCAAGCTGAGAATCAAGTACCTACGGATCATCGAGAATTACAAGTCGAGCAACACGCACAGGTGGGTGCGCTACATCACGCAGTCGTCGTCGTACGTCTACCGCCTGCAC